One Eublepharis macularius isolate TG4126 chromosome 6, MPM_Emac_v1.0, whole genome shotgun sequence DNA segment encodes these proteins:
- the LOC129331814 gene encoding heat shock protein beta-7-like, translating to MSSVSSSSTFRSERISSTYSPAETHFEPLLDAPHGIFTPGRARESYGYSGSPSAVHPSPLGSSNVVATGDKYQVLADVSQFEPHDIVLTTYNYCIVIQAEKVAEDGTVSNTFTHKCQFPADMDPLSISCTLNDSGMLVITAKRRVLTPPPFYRTEVKL from the exons ATGTCTTCCGTCAGCTCCTCATCCACCTTTCGCTCCGAGCGCATCAGTAGCACCTATAGCCCGGCAGAAACCCATTTCGAACCGCTGTTGGACGCGCCCCATGGGATCTTCACCCCGGGGCGGGCACGAGAGTCATACGGATACTCAG GCTCACCTTCAGCTGTGCATCCGTCCCCTCTAGGGAGCAGCAACGTGGTGGCCACTGGAGACAAGTACCAGGTCCTGGCCGACGTCAGCCAGTTTGAGCCCCACGACATTGTGCTGACCACATACAACTACTGCATTGTCATCCAGGCAGAGAAG GTGGCAGAAGATGGCACCGTCTCCAACACCTTCACCCATAAGTGCCAGTTCCCGGCAGACATGGATCCCTTGTCTATCAGCTGCACCCTGAACGACTCTGGCATGTTGGTCATCACGGCCAAACGGCGAGTCCTGACACCACCCCCTTTCTACCGCACTGAGGTCAAGCTCTAA